In Eucalyptus grandis isolate ANBG69807.140 chromosome 4, ASM1654582v1, whole genome shotgun sequence, the following proteins share a genomic window:
- the LOC104442403 gene encoding soluble inorganic pyrophosphatase 1: MSGETNANEGGEGSQSQSQSQSQSQSQPQTQRPVPRLNERILSSLSRRSVAAHPWHDLEIGPGAPHIFNCVVEISKGSKVKYELDKKTGLIKVDRVLYSSVVYPHNYGFIPRTLCEDNDPLDVLILMQEPVLPGTFLRARAIGLMPMIDQGEKDDKIIAVCADDPEYKHYTDIKELAPHRLSEIRRFFEDYKKNENKEVAVNDFLPSTTATEAIQYSMDLYAEYILHTLRR, translated from the exons ATGAGTGGTGAGACCAATGCAAATGAAGGAGGTGAAGGAAGCCAATCCCAATCCCAATCCCAATCCCAATCCCAATCCCAACCTCAGACTCAGCGACCCGTTCCTCGCCTGAACGAGAGGATCCTTTCCTCTCTGTCCAGGAGATCTGTTGCTGCCCATCCTTGGCATGATCTCGAGATTG GACCCGGTGCTCCCCATATTTTCAACTGT GTTGTTGAGATAAGTAAGGGCAGCAAGGTGAAATACGAACTTGACAAGAAGACTGGCCTCATTAAG gTTGACCGAGTGTTATACTCATCAGTTGTTTATCCTCACAATTATGGGTTCATCCCTCGCACTTTATGTGAAGACAATGATCCACTAGATGTGTTAATCTTGATGCAG GAACCAGTCCTTCCTGGCACCTTCCTACGTGCTAGGGCCATTGGACTGATGCCCATGATTGACCAG GGAGAGAAAGATGACAAGATCATTGCAGTATGTGCTGATGATCCAGAGTACAAACACTACACGGACATCAAAGAGCTTGCCCCCCATCGCCTTTCTGAAATCCGCCGTTTTTTTGAAGATT ATAAGAAGAATGAAAACAAGGAGGTAGCTGTCAATGATTTTCTGCCCTCAACAACTGCCACTGAAGCCATCCAGTATTCAAT GGACCTTTATGCTGAATATATTTTGCACACCCTGAGGCGATAA